The following are encoded in a window of Terriglobales bacterium genomic DNA:
- a CDS encoding NAD(P)H-dependent oxidoreductase — protein sequence MPTLLHINSSPLYGRSVSRQLTGAFVTQWKSSHPDGTVVDRDLNATQIPPVTAEWVGAAYTPEEARTPQQKELLALSETLVAELEQADEYVIGVPMHNFGVPSVLKLWIDQIARVGRTFSYGNGTPKGLLTGKKATFIIATGGIYDAQTQMASFNFVEPYLRSVFGFLGVTDATFLTTGGTAALNYGQDRDAFLAPHLQAVQSHAQAIYKEILGTA from the coding sequence ATGCCCACGCTTCTTCACATCAATTCCAGCCCGCTGTATGGGCGATCCGTCTCGCGTCAGCTTACCGGCGCGTTCGTTACTCAATGGAAGTCTTCGCACCCGGATGGAACGGTCGTCGACCGCGACCTTAACGCAACACAGATCCCCCCTGTCACCGCCGAATGGGTGGGTGCGGCCTATACGCCGGAAGAGGCGCGCACTCCACAACAGAAGGAACTGCTGGCGCTTTCGGAAACGTTGGTCGCCGAACTAGAGCAGGCCGATGAGTACGTCATCGGAGTGCCGATGCATAACTTCGGTGTGCCCTCGGTGCTGAAGCTCTGGATCGATCAGATCGCGCGCGTGGGCAGGACCTTTTCTTATGGGAATGGAACGCCGAAAGGATTGCTCACGGGCAAAAAGGCGACGTTCATCATCGCGACCGGCGGGATCTATGATGCGCAGACGCAGATGGCCTCTTTCAACTTTGTCGAGCCGTATCTGCGGTCGGTCTTTGGCTTCCTCGGTGTGACAGATGCGACTTTCCTCACAACAGGCGGAACTGCGGCACTCAACTACGGGCAGGACCGCGATGCGTTTCTCGCGCCGCACCTTCAGGCCGTGCAATCGCACGCGCAGGCAATCTATAAGGAGATATTGGGGACAGCCTGA